A genomic window from Triticum urartu cultivar G1812 chromosome 7, Tu2.1, whole genome shotgun sequence includes:
- the LOC125520557 gene encoding LOW QUALITY PROTEIN: hydroxymethylglutaryl-CoA synthase-like (The sequence of the model RefSeq protein was modified relative to this genomic sequence to represent the inferred CDS: deleted 2 bases in 1 codon) produces the protein MECKDVGILAMDMYFPPTCVQQEALEVHDGASKGKYTIGLGQDCMAFCSEVEDVISMSLTVVKSLLEKYHIDPKLIGRLEVGSETVIDKSKSIKTWLMQIFEESGNTDIEGVDSSNACYGGTAALLNCVNWVESRCWDGRYGLVVCTDSAVYAEGPARPTGGAAAIAMLIGPNAPISFESKYRASHMAHVYDFYKPDLASEYPVVDGKLSQTCYLMALDSCYRQYCAKYEKLVGEKFSISDADYCVFHSPYNKLVQKSFARLYFNDFMRNCSSVDNDAKEKLQPFANLTSEESYQSRDLEKGSQQLAKHLYDIKVQPSTLLPKQIGNMYTASLYAALASVIYNKHASLSGQRIVMFSYGSGLTSTMFSFKLNEGQHPFSLTNIASVLDVTAKLESRHVTSPEKFIDTLKLMEHRYGAKDFETSKDISLLPPGTFYLTKVDSMYRRFYKRKDSIVDGKIKCSNGIANGH, from the exons ATGGAGTGCAAGGATGTCGGGATCCTCGCCATGGACATGTATTTCCCTCCCACCTGCGTCCAGCAG GAAGCGCTGGAGGTTCATGACGGAGCCAGCAAGGGGAAGTACACAATTGGTCTTGGGCAAGATTGCATGGCCTTCTGCAGCGAGGTAGAAGATGTCATCTCGATGAG CTTGACAGTTGTCAAATCCCTGCTGGAAAAGTACCATATAGATCCGAAGCTAATTGGCCGCCTGGAGGTTGGCAGTGAGACAGTGATAGACAAAAGTAAATCCATCAAAACGTGGCTGATGCAGATTTTTGAG GAAAGTGGTAATACTGACATTGAAGGAGTTGACTCAAGCAACGCATGTTATGGTGGGACAGCTGCCCTGTTGAATTGTGTGAACTGGGTTGAAAGTCGATGCTGGGATGGACGCTACGGCCTTGTGGTCTGCACAGATAGCGCG GTTTATGCAGAGGGACCAGCTCGGCCTACGGGTGGAGCTGCTGCAATTGCTATGCTTATTGGTCCAAATGCACCTATTTCTTTCGAAAGTAAATATAGAGCTTCTCACATGGCTCATGTTTACGATTTCTACAAGCCTGATCTTGCAAGTGAATATCCG GTTGTTGATGGGAAACTATCTCAAACATGCTACCTGATGGCTCTGGATTCGTGCTATAGACAGTATTGTGCCAA GTATGAGAAGCTAGTGGGAGAAAAGTTCTCGATTTCGGACGCAGATTATTGTGTGTTTCATTCTCCATATAACAAG CTTGTACAGAAGAGTTTTGCTCGACTTTACTTCAACGATTTCATGCGCAATTGCAG TTCGGTTGATAATGATGCTAAAGAAAAGCTTCAGCCTTTTGCAAACCTGACTAGTGAAGAAAGCTACCAAAGTCGTGACTTGGAAAAG GGCTCTCAACAACTTGCAAAGCATTTGTATGACATCAAAGTTCAACCGTCAACGTTGCTTCCAAAACAAATTGGTAACATGTATACTGCATCTCTGTATGCTGCATTGGCATCTGTAATCTACAACAAGCATGCTAGTCTG AGCGGCCAACGAATTGTCATGTTCTCTTACGGCAGTGGCTTGACATCCACTATGTTTTCATTCAAACTAAATGAGGGTCAGCATCCCTTTAGTTTAACAAATATTGCTTCTGTGCTTGATGTGACGGCAAAGCTTGAGTCAAGACATGTG ACTTCACCTGAGAAGTTCATCGACACATTGAAGCTGATGGAGCACCGATATGGAGCAAAAGATTTTGAAACAAGCAAGGACATAAGCTTGTTGCCACCAGGAACATTCTACCTTACAAAAGTTGATTCAATGTACAGGAGGTTCTACAAAAGAAAA GATAGCATTGTTGACGGCAAAATCAAGTGCAGCAATGGCATTGCAAATGGTCACTAG